The Cherax quadricarinatus isolate ZL_2023a chromosome 53, ASM3850222v1, whole genome shotgun sequence genome includes a region encoding these proteins:
- the LOC128692254 gene encoding hematopoietic prostaglandin D synthase: MSAAPASLCQLPPYHQHPRCCLFTKLSVLTMPEYKLIYFNSRGRAELARWICAYGNIPYTDERIPKADWPSRKPGISGGKLPVLMVDGKQLPESLAIARYLAKQAKLVPDDDFDAAVCDALVDTLSEMMVQVYKTMFAAAGDEEEKKKTYKEELYPNVIAPVLVRLNERLSKREWFIVDKVTWADLAIGLMFGGLKMKQPEILKGFPAVEAHVNKILQIPKIKQWNDSQGPEETF; this comes from the exons atgtCTGCTGCACCCGCCTCACTCTGCCAGCTGCCtccctaccaccaacaccctcgCTGCTGTCTCTTTACTA AGTTGTCAGTCCTCACCATGCCAGAGTACAAGTTGATCTACTTCAATAGCAGAGGTCGTGCTGAGCTGGCCCGCTGGATCTGCGCGTATGGTAACATTCCTTACACGGATGAGCGCATCCCGAAGGCAGACTGGCCTTCTCGTAAACCTG GTATCTCGGGAGGCAAGTtaccagtgttgatggtggatggTAAACAGTTACCCGAATCCCTGGCCATCGCCCGCTACCTGGCCAAGCAGGCAAAGCTGGTCCCCGACGATGACTTCGACGCTGCTGTCTGTGACGCCCTGGTCGACACACTCTCGGAAATGATGGTTCAAGTTTACAAGACTAT GTTCGCCGCTGCAGGAGAcgaagaggagaagaagaaaactTACAAGGAGGAGTTGTACCCCAATGTGATAGCTCCCGTCTTGGTCAGACTTAACGAACGACTCTCTAAGAGAGAATGGTTCATTGTAGACAAG GTGACGTGGGCTGACTTGGCAATCGGACTGATGTTTGGAGGACTGAAAATGAAACAGCCAGAAATACTGAAGGGATTCCCAGCTGTTGAAGCTCACGTCAACAAGATCTTACAGATTCCCAAAATCAAACAGTGGAACGATTCCCAGGGACCTGAAGAGACCTTCTAG
- the LOC138850951 gene encoding hematopoietic prostaglandin D synthase-like — translation MPEYKLIYFNARGRAELARWIFAYSGIPYTDERFENDEWPEKKKSIEGGKVPVLRVDGHTLPQSLAIGRFLSKKAGLVPEDDLQAAACDALVDTIYELMTEMYKFTFPEKSEEEIKKPKAEYFTTHLEPFMTRLNKRLGEKKWFVSDKITWGDLAIGMFFGEMKGLYSEKLEKFPSTTCPYQQS, via the exons ATGCCGGAGTACAAGTTGATCTACTTCAACGCCAGAGGTCGCGCTGAGCTGGCCCGCTGGATCTTTGCTTACAGTGGGATCCCTTACACCGACGAGCGCTTTGAGAATGATGAGTGGCCCGAGAAGAAGAAGA GCATCGAAGGTGGCAAGGTGCCAGTGCTGAGAGTGGATGGCCATACACTGCCCCAGTCCCTGGCCATCGGTCGCTTCTTATCCAAGAAGGCAGGACTTGTGCCTGAAGACGACCTCCAGGCTGCAGCCTGCGACGCTCTGGTCGACACCATCTACGAGTTGATGACGGAAATGTACAAGTTTAC GTTCCCAGAGAAGAGTGAGGAGGAGATTAAGAAGCCGAAGGCAGAGTACTTCACTACTCATCTGGAGCCCTTCATGACGCGACTCAACAAACGGCTTGGGGAAAAAAAGTGGTTCGTCTCAGACAAg ATCACCTGGGGAGATCTGGCAATTGGCATGTTCTTCGGAGAAATGAAGGGACTGTATTCTGAGAAGTTGGAGAAGTTCCCCAGCACTACTTGCCCATATCAACAAAGTTGA